In one Solanum lycopersicum chromosome 11, SLM_r2.1 genomic region, the following are encoded:
- the LOC138339284 gene encoding uncharacterized protein encodes MNNRRNVGQRRRGAAAGGNQVPPQAPTEEVDMPVNQAGLSDVEVRASLVQMAQATTMQDQDMNALVNRVQQQPSLLRGTYSMPLKVKEEPEKSADVVTGFTLSFVTPFLDITFEILVEVLHDPIVVSTPLGENVRSDRVYKDWPIVVSGNTMCADLVELPMHDSDVILGMDWLHNCHAFLDCRSRVGFSSVAAPLTTLTKKKAKFGWIETCEKSFEELKDRLTSAPMLTLPKCLENYIVYCDAYRVGLGCVLMQGGKVIYYASRQLKVHEKNYPTHDLDLTIVVFALKL; translated from the exons atgaataaTAGGAGGAACGTTGGTCAAAGGAGAAGAGGTGCAGCTGCTGGGGGCAATCAggttccaccccaggctccaacTGAAGAAGTGGATATGCCGGTTAACCAAGCTGGGTTGAGTGATGTAGAGGTGCGGGCATCTCTGGTGCAGATGGCACAGGCCACCACTATGCAGGACCAAGATATGAATGCCCTGGTCAACCG GGTGCAGCAGCAGCCGAGCCTCTTAAGAGGAACATATTCTATGCCTTTGAAGGTCAAGGAGGAGCCggagaagtccgctgatgtggtcacag GATTtacgctttcctttgtaactccttttcTTGATATCACTTTTGAGATATTGGttgaagttctgcatgatcctatagtggttagtacacctttaggagaaaatgtaagaagtgatagagtatacaaggattgGCCAATAGTTGTAAGTGGGAATACTATGTGTGcagacttggttgagttacccatgcatgattctgatgttattcttggcatggactggcttcacaATTGTCATGCTTTTTTGGATTGTCGTAGTAGAGTG ggattttcttctgttgctgcACCACTAACAACTCTGACTAAGAAGAAGGCCAAGTTTGGATGGATagagacttgtgagaagagtttcgaGGAGCTCAAagacagactcacttcagccccgaTGCTTACTTTGCCTAAGTGTCTTGAGAAttacattgtttattgtgatgcatatagggttggtttgggttgtgttcttatgcaaggTGGTAAGGTGATATATTACGCGTCcagacaactcaaggttcatgaaaagaattatcccactcatgacctagATTTAACAATTGTGGTGTTCGCACTGAAGCTGTAG
- the LOC138339285 gene encoding uncharacterized protein: MRFGRKGKLSPRYLGPYKILQHVGEVAYELALLADLAYIHSVFHVSMLKKCLGDQSSSLPVEGLGLIDLSYKEAPVEILDKQVKRLRNKEVATVKVLWRNYLFEGATWESEADMRSRYHDFFSS, encoded by the coding sequence atgaggtttggcaggaaggggaagttgagtccgaggtatcTTGGGCCATACAAGATCCTACAGCatgtgggtgaggtggcctatgagttggcattgcTTGCGGATCTAGCTTATATCCATTCAGTCTTTCATGTAtccatgttaaagaagtgcctaggtgatcaaTCATCGAGTCTACCTGTGGAAGGTTTAGGGTTGATAGACTTGTCCTATAAGGAGGCTCCTGTTGAAATCTTAGACAAacaggtcaagcggctgagaaacaaggaggttgccacagtgaaggtattgtggaggaatTATCTTtttgagggtgctacgtgggagtccgaggccgatatgagatcTCGCTACCATGATTTTTTtagctcttga